In the genome of Actinomadura graeca, one region contains:
- a CDS encoding DUF1266 domain-containing protein encodes MEQARRLDALERALAGTLARGSLRFDGDEGVLRVEGPLVLTTGWSAFLGAGGVVLLLLGAALSLTGLQDEARWALAPGAALLALACVLVLLLRFTRLAAHWPRLELRFAERAMVYRRTRVPFGELRPEHLVWKDGRVFQRLYVRHPSLHRQLAGFLRSEQRQAAEFRDRLWELIRDPDAHGTRTARGERGLTPVQRWILGAAAPYGAINGFRPDRLGATPGPGADTDRRAAQELLREPWGAYDLEQLLGAVNWLVQDGHRADFTQDAALAERTPAERKEYANLLREVDDLIARDVLEPPFVERLIALVRVRYGTRGAAYARLVPPLLREQPGADAGEEGAELGRFLHRLFNDRDHAAHELHRLKTLEDPALRANVGRFLIWDYGRALMLYRWGHMVGWLTEEYCWERMLPLALDIQRRYTSWEDMATCYLQGRLLWSGGGGQSQAEYERVVEELSADPHGPWKLVPWKQDLTRDWR; translated from the coding sequence ATGGAACAGGCCCGCCGCCTCGACGCGCTCGAGCGGGCCCTCGCCGGGACCCTCGCCCGGGGATCGCTGAGATTCGACGGCGACGAGGGCGTCCTGCGGGTCGAGGGCCCACTCGTCCTGACGACCGGCTGGTCCGCCTTCCTCGGCGCCGGAGGCGTCGTCCTGCTCCTGCTCGGCGCCGCCCTGTCGCTCACCGGCCTCCAGGACGAGGCGCGCTGGGCCCTCGCGCCCGGCGCGGCGCTGCTCGCGCTCGCCTGCGTCCTCGTCCTGCTCCTGCGCTTCACCCGGCTCGCCGCGCACTGGCCCAGGCTGGAACTGCGCTTCGCCGAACGCGCGATGGTCTACCGCCGCACCCGCGTCCCGTTCGGCGAGCTGCGCCCCGAGCACCTGGTGTGGAAGGACGGCCGTGTCTTCCAGCGCCTGTACGTCCGTCACCCGTCCCTTCACCGGCAGCTCGCCGGTTTCTTAAGGAGCGAGCAGAGGCAGGCCGCCGAGTTCCGGGACCGGCTCTGGGAGCTGATCCGCGACCCGGACGCGCACGGCACCCGCACCGCGCGCGGTGAGCGCGGCCTGACCCCGGTGCAGCGCTGGATCCTCGGCGCGGCCGCCCCCTACGGTGCGATCAACGGGTTCCGCCCCGACCGGCTCGGCGCCACCCCCGGGCCGGGCGCGGACACCGACCGCCGCGCCGCCCAGGAGCTGCTCCGCGAACCGTGGGGCGCCTACGACCTCGAACAACTCCTCGGCGCCGTCAACTGGCTCGTCCAGGACGGTCACCGCGCCGACTTCACCCAGGACGCCGCCCTCGCCGAACGCACCCCCGCAGAACGCAAGGAGTACGCGAACCTCCTCCGTGAGGTCGACGACCTCATCGCCCGCGACGTCCTCGAACCGCCGTTCGTGGAGCGTTTGATCGCGCTCGTCCGCGTCCGCTACGGGACGCGGGGCGCCGCGTACGCCCGGCTCGTCCCGCCCCTCCTGCGCGAGCAGCCCGGCGCCGACGCCGGGGAGGAGGGCGCCGAGCTCGGCCGCTTCCTGCACCGGCTGTTCAATGACCGCGACCACGCCGCCCACGAGCTCCACCGTCTCAAGACGCTGGAGGACCCGGCGCTGCGCGCCAACGTCGGCCGGTTCCTCATCTGGGACTACGGCCGCGCGCTCATGCTCTACCGCTGGGGCCACATGGTCGGCTGGCTCACCGAGGAGTACTGCTGGGAGCGCATGCTCCCGCTCGCCCTCGACATCCAGCGCCGTTACACCTCGTGGGAGGACATGGCGACCTGCTATCTCCAGGGCCGCCTGCTGTGGTCCGGCGGCGGAGGCCAGTCCCAGGCCGAGTACGAGCGGGTGGTCGAGGAACTGTCCGCCGACCCGCACGGCCCGTGGAAGCTCGTCCCCTGGAAACAGGACCTGACCCGCGACTGGCGGTAG
- a CDS encoding AAA family ATPase, which yields MVEQAAERAQAAEPLVHPDFDWAAAVSPIPGVGTADPSGAPDGSAAASARAPGSAAPQHPHAPGGQGPVAGVQNPQAQVAAEQLVRKNQHGDPLGRRMRQGVFRVVGGGSGDARGVEAFAELMRHPVPSARQIAVASVRGGAGKTTMAALVATELARHRADRVLAADADAELGSLPLRLGVRPDLSLFELAGQNPRSFEEAARFLSRTADGLFVLSSTRGGRIAGEFTLETFQQALSLVGRYVTATVVDCGAGILTELNRGVIATSHGLVLVTPGTVDGALSARGALEWFAGNDQQELLGRTVIAMVSHAPQVGADLERAHQMLTAWGLPVVSVPYDRHLATGGSLDMGRISAAARSSVIRVVHEVFSRSLTAGVS from the coding sequence GTGGTCGAGCAGGCCGCCGAACGTGCCCAGGCCGCCGAGCCGCTCGTCCACCCCGACTTCGACTGGGCCGCGGCGGTCAGCCCGATACCCGGCGTGGGGACGGCGGATCCGTCCGGTGCGCCGGACGGATCCGCCGCCGCCTCGGCGCGCGCACCGGGGTCGGCCGCCCCGCAGCATCCTCATGCACCTGGTGGCCAAGGTCCGGTCGCGGGCGTGCAGAACCCTCAGGCGCAGGTGGCGGCCGAGCAGCTCGTCCGCAAGAACCAGCACGGCGACCCGCTGGGGCGCCGGATGCGGCAGGGCGTCTTCCGCGTCGTCGGCGGCGGGTCGGGGGACGCCAGGGGGGTGGAGGCGTTCGCGGAGCTGATGCGGCATCCGGTGCCCTCCGCGCGGCAGATCGCGGTCGCCAGCGTGCGCGGTGGTGCCGGGAAGACGACCATGGCCGCGCTCGTGGCGACCGAGCTGGCGCGGCACCGCGCGGACCGGGTGCTCGCCGCCGACGCCGATGCCGAGCTGGGCTCGCTGCCGCTGCGCCTCGGCGTCCGGCCGGACCTGTCGCTGTTCGAGCTGGCCGGGCAGAACCCGCGCTCGTTCGAGGAGGCCGCGCGGTTCCTGTCGCGGACCGCCGACGGGCTGTTCGTGCTGTCGTCCACGCGCGGCGGGCGGATCGCGGGCGAGTTCACCCTGGAGACGTTCCAGCAGGCCCTCAGCCTGGTCGGCCGGTATGTGACCGCCACGGTCGTCGACTGCGGCGCGGGCATCCTCACCGAGCTGAACCGGGGCGTCATCGCCACGTCGCACGGCCTCGTCCTGGTGACGCCGGGGACGGTCGACGGGGCGCTGAGCGCGCGCGGCGCGCTGGAGTGGTTCGCCGGGAACGACCAGCAGGAGCTGCTGGGCCGCACCGTCATCGCGATGGTGTCGCACGCCCCGCAGGTGGGCGCCGACCTGGAGCGGGCGCACCAGATGCTCACCGCGTGGGGGCTGCCCGTGGTGTCCGTCCCCTACGACCGGCACCTCGCCACCGGCGGCTCCCTGGACATGGGTCGGATCTCCGCCGCCGCGCGCAGCTCCGTGATCCGGGTCGTGCACGAGGTCTTCTCGCGTTCGCTCACCGCCGGAGTGTCCTGA
- a CDS encoding WXG100 family type VII secretion target: MTKQNQKIRQDTIQTGGEGTGGWGMLKVWEDQFDKVKAIVDSMHPEKLDTGATTYNALAKRMNESVDLIYNQAKRMVEAWGGDDAEKAMTQMNKAYRQAQEIETKSSDTGTALATHAKQQRQWKQSYGSGSPNDSWVKDVANWGARAMAVNPVTAPSAIAGLIGNNWAADDVMDAINDGTKNSNNNFPADIRQDMPEVDPNVRNQQPYPENPPGGGPKTPKMPGGGGPGGGPGGDLPKGPGGGPEIPKGPDSPNGPNGPGGPGGGPDIPGGPGGPGGPNGPGGGPHLPGGPGSGAGGPGTDLASLPPGPGGGGGGGLGPGGGGGGLGGGPGGGLGAGGLGGGPGGGLGGGLGGGPGGLMGAGALGKGGGMSGMGMPMGAGGHGGGDGEERERSTWLTEDEDVWGGDDDTAPPVIG; this comes from the coding sequence GTGACCAAGCAGAATCAGAAGATCAGGCAGGACACCATCCAGACCGGTGGCGAGGGCACCGGCGGCTGGGGGATGCTCAAGGTCTGGGAAGACCAGTTCGACAAGGTCAAGGCGATCGTCGACAGCATGCATCCGGAGAAGCTCGACACCGGCGCGACCACCTACAACGCGCTGGCGAAGCGGATGAACGAGTCGGTCGACCTCATCTACAACCAGGCGAAGCGCATGGTCGAGGCGTGGGGCGGCGACGACGCCGAGAAGGCCATGACCCAGATGAACAAGGCCTACCGGCAGGCGCAGGAGATCGAGACCAAGTCCTCGGACACCGGCACCGCGCTCGCGACGCACGCCAAGCAGCAGCGGCAGTGGAAGCAGTCCTACGGCTCCGGCAGCCCGAACGACAGCTGGGTCAAGGACGTCGCGAACTGGGGCGCGCGGGCGATGGCCGTCAACCCCGTCACGGCCCCCAGCGCGATCGCGGGCCTGATCGGCAACAACTGGGCCGCCGACGACGTGATGGACGCCATCAACGACGGCACCAAGAACTCCAACAACAACTTCCCGGCGGACATCCGCCAGGACATGCCGGAGGTCGACCCGAACGTCCGGAACCAGCAGCCCTACCCGGAGAACCCCCCGGGCGGCGGCCCCAAGACCCCGAAGATGCCCGGCGGCGGCGGCCCCGGCGGCGGTCCCGGCGGCGACCTGCCCAAGGGTCCCGGCGGCGGCCCCGAGATCCCCAAGGGACCTGACTCCCCGAACGGCCCCAACGGCCCGGGCGGTCCCGGCGGCGGACCGGACATCCCAGGCGGTCCCGGCGGCCCGGGCGGTCCGAACGGTCCCGGCGGCGGACCCCACCTGCCCGGCGGGCCCGGTAGCGGCGCCGGCGGTCCGGGCACGGACCTGGCCAGCCTGCCGCCCGGCCCCGGCGGTGGTGGCGGCGGCGGTCTCGGACCGGGCGGTGGTGGCGGCGGTCTGGGCGGTGGCCCCGGTGGCGGTCTCGGCGCGGGTGGCCTGGGCGGTGGCCCGGGTGGCGGTCTCGGCGGCGGCCTGGGCGGTGGTCCCGGCGGCCTGATGGGCGCCGGTGCGCTCGGCAAGGGCGGCGGGATGTCCGGCATGGGCATGCCCATGGGCGCGGGCGGCCACGGCGGCGGCGACGGCGAGGAGCGCGAGCGCAGCACGTGGCTCACCGAGGACGAGGACGTCTGGGGCGGCGACGACGACACCGCGCCCCCGGTGATCGGTTGA
- a CDS encoding S8 family serine peptidase, whose product MLQRGRRLVCSAFALLVIAAAGAPGAAAADVKPLKGEWWFPAWGVDDLLWPESKGKGVTVGLVDSGVEAGLPDLKGVVLPGIDAENGSGDGLTDTKREGGHGTAMASLIAGQGRATGMVGVAPDAKILSVVAQSTDAYAKGIRYVVDHGATVVNLSQAVPGPCPADLQRSIAHALDKNAIVVAGAGNDGDGANSSNSPANCKGVVAVGAIDTASRPWEKSQRQDYVTLAAPGVRTVALGNDGRLYGGSGTSDATALTSGVIAVLRAKFPEMSNRELVRRLIASALDVDDKGRDKRTGFGVVRPNRVLTGKVPKGTANPVFEDYDRWAKRNKKAAAEPVEKPDSGGIGTGDVIGYAAIVAVGLGICVFAFFFARRKKGGPPGPPAPGTGFGPGVPPGFGQTRPPAQPGVPQGQPPHYQPQAPAQPWQPPGDGAPPQPPAR is encoded by the coding sequence ATGCTGCAGCGTGGTCGGAGACTGGTCTGCTCGGCTTTTGCCCTGCTGGTCATCGCGGCAGCCGGGGCACCGGGGGCGGCCGCCGCGGACGTCAAGCCGCTGAAGGGCGAATGGTGGTTCCCGGCCTGGGGTGTGGACGATCTGCTGTGGCCGGAGTCCAAGGGGAAGGGCGTCACCGTCGGGCTCGTCGACTCCGGCGTCGAGGCGGGCCTGCCGGACCTCAAGGGCGTCGTGCTCCCCGGCATCGACGCCGAGAACGGGAGCGGCGACGGCCTCACCGACACCAAGCGGGAGGGCGGGCACGGCACGGCGATGGCGTCGCTGATCGCCGGTCAGGGCCGCGCGACGGGCATGGTCGGGGTCGCGCCCGACGCCAAGATACTTTCGGTCGTGGCGCAGAGCACGGACGCCTACGCCAAGGGCATCCGGTACGTCGTCGACCACGGCGCCACGGTGGTGAACCTGTCGCAGGCGGTGCCGGGCCCGTGCCCGGCCGACCTCCAGCGGTCCATCGCCCACGCCCTCGACAAGAACGCCATCGTCGTCGCCGGGGCGGGCAACGACGGCGACGGCGCGAACTCCAGCAACTCCCCGGCGAACTGCAAGGGCGTCGTCGCGGTGGGCGCGATCGACACCGCCTCGCGTCCGTGGGAGAAGAGCCAGCGCCAGGACTACGTGACCCTGGCCGCCCCCGGCGTCCGCACGGTCGCCCTCGGCAATGACGGACGTCTCTACGGCGGCAGCGGGACGAGTGACGCCACCGCGCTGACCTCGGGCGTCATCGCCGTCCTGCGGGCGAAGTTCCCGGAGATGTCGAACCGCGAGCTGGTCCGGCGGCTCATCGCGTCCGCGCTCGACGTGGACGACAAGGGCAGGGACAAGCGCACCGGGTTCGGTGTCGTCCGGCCCAACCGCGTGCTCACGGGGAAAGTGCCGAAGGGGACGGCGAACCCCGTCTTCGAGGACTACGACCGGTGGGCCAAGCGGAACAAGAAGGCGGCCGCCGAGCCCGTGGAGAAGCCGGACTCGGGCGGCATCGGCACCGGGGACGTCATCGGGTACGCCGCGATCGTCGCGGTCGGTCTCGGAATCTGCGTCTTCGCGTTCTTCTTCGCCCGGCGCAAGAAGGGCGGCCCGCCCGGACCGCCCGCACCCGGCACGGGCTTCGGCCCCGGCGTCCCCCCGGGCTTCGGGCAGACCCGGCCGCCCGCGCAGCCGGGCGTGCCTCAAGGACAGCCGCCGCACTACCAGCCGCAGGCTCCCGCCCAGCCGTGGCAGCCGCCCGGGGACGGCGCCCCTCCGCAACCGCCCGCGCGGTAG
- a CDS encoding DUF6177 family protein → MSIVDAMTDRAMVVLQDRPVVPLSAWLARAVADCVGSGRTLQLVTPLDSRLSLPLRTTAAGTGVLWVVRNGDGYYEGLTGRPLKWSGAAFVPVPEARDYAPGFTTRPTAPIGSQLTLVYRVRHGADGDLGGPVEHLLTLLTGKAPAGVGPAEPLEHPWRGDRLTEYARARSASRLLVIGDGPRPAQAICDFTTTEGGGVAEVTTVTIGYAPADPPPLGHLSSLVGALAAGQPVASLFVQLNPGRADLTTEPRWTGAAAPVALAVTGTVGGPDGIPGRQVGPPHAPMTLFPLGDGRSPEGWQRHRLLMRHLQPA, encoded by the coding sequence ATGAGCATCGTCGACGCAATGACCGACCGGGCCATGGTCGTGCTGCAGGACCGGCCGGTCGTGCCGCTGAGCGCATGGCTGGCGAGGGCCGTCGCGGACTGCGTCGGCAGCGGGCGCACCCTGCAGCTCGTCACGCCCCTGGACTCCCGGCTGTCGCTGCCGCTGCGCACCACCGCCGCGGGCACCGGCGTGCTGTGGGTCGTCCGCAACGGGGACGGCTACTACGAGGGCCTCACCGGGCGTCCGCTGAAATGGAGCGGTGCGGCGTTCGTGCCCGTCCCCGAGGCGCGCGACTACGCCCCCGGGTTCACGACCCGTCCCACCGCGCCGATCGGCTCGCAGCTCACCCTCGTCTACCGCGTCCGGCACGGCGCGGACGGCGACCTCGGCGGGCCCGTCGAGCACCTCCTCACGCTCCTCACCGGGAAGGCGCCCGCCGGGGTCGGCCCCGCCGAGCCGCTGGAGCACCCGTGGCGCGGCGACCGGCTCACCGAGTACGCGCGCGCCCGCTCCGCCTCCCGGCTCCTCGTCATCGGCGACGGCCCGCGCCCCGCCCAGGCGATCTGCGACTTCACCACCACCGAGGGCGGCGGCGTCGCCGAGGTCACCACCGTCACCATCGGCTACGCGCCCGCCGACCCGCCGCCGCTGGGACACCTGTCCTCGCTCGTCGGCGCGCTCGCCGCCGGGCAGCCGGTGGCGTCACTGTTCGTCCAGCTCAACCCCGGCCGCGCCGACCTCACCACCGAGCCCCGCTGGACGGGCGCGGCCGCGCCCGTCGCACTCGCCGTCACCGGCACCGTCGGCGGGCCGGACGGCATCCCCGGCCGGCAGGTCGGTCCCCCGCACGCGCCGATGACGCTCTTCCCGCTCGGCGACGGACGCTCCCCGGAGGGCTGGCAACGGCACCGCCTGCTGATGCGGCACCTCCAGCCCGCCTGA
- a CDS encoding glycosyltransferase: MQPEPFTLLMTVYGGDREEYVRDAFRSAVHRQTLRPDQVVLVQDGPVPPGLGACLRSLVADSPVEVTFVPLEHNRGLGPALDAGLHAARHDIVARMDADDIAMPHRFQEQVPLVRAGADLVGAGLLEFGEDTADVVGRRIPPSDPADIARYSRLHDPFNHPTVVYRRSAVIAVGGYGDLPLMEDYWLFARMIAQGARVVNIAEPLVYYRVGDGAYARRGGRDLLRSELRLQRAMRGEGFITRPQYWRNVVVRGGYRLVPTAIRRPVYRMLVAPYGARRNRSRDRAALTFAPPPVKGPYVPRHARPAEPSPPHPPL; the protein is encoded by the coding sequence ATGCAGCCCGAACCCTTCACCTTGCTGATGACCGTGTACGGCGGTGATCGGGAGGAGTACGTCCGGGACGCCTTCCGCAGCGCCGTCCACCGCCAGACCCTCCGCCCCGACCAGGTGGTGCTGGTCCAGGACGGCCCCGTACCGCCCGGCCTGGGCGCCTGCCTGCGGAGCCTGGTCGCCGACAGCCCCGTCGAGGTCACGTTCGTCCCGCTGGAGCACAACCGCGGCCTCGGTCCCGCGCTCGACGCGGGCCTCCACGCCGCCCGGCACGACATCGTCGCCCGCATGGACGCCGACGACATCGCCATGCCGCACCGCTTCCAGGAACAGGTGCCGCTGGTGCGGGCGGGCGCCGACCTCGTGGGCGCGGGCCTGCTGGAGTTCGGCGAGGACACCGCCGACGTCGTCGGCCGCCGCATCCCGCCGAGCGACCCCGCCGACATCGCCCGCTACTCGCGGCTGCACGACCCCTTCAACCACCCCACGGTCGTCTACCGGCGCAGCGCGGTGATCGCCGTCGGCGGCTACGGCGACCTGCCGCTGATGGAGGACTACTGGCTGTTCGCGCGGATGATCGCGCAGGGCGCGCGGGTGGTGAACATCGCCGAGCCGCTCGTCTACTACCGGGTCGGGGACGGCGCGTACGCGCGCCGCGGAGGCCGCGACCTGCTGCGCTCCGAGCTGCGGCTGCAGCGCGCGATGCGCGGCGAGGGCTTCATCACGCGCCCGCAGTACTGGCGCAACGTCGTCGTCCGCGGCGGCTACCGCCTCGTCCCGACCGCGATCCGGCGCCCGGTCTACCGCATGCTCGTGGCGCCGTACGGTGCGCGCCGCAACCGCTCGCGCGACCGCGCCGCGCTCACCTTCGCGCCGCCGCCCGTCAAGGGCCCCTACGTCCCCCGGCACGCCCGCCCGGCGGAGCCGTCCCCGCCCCACCCCCCGCTCTAG
- a CDS encoding LCP family protein — MQQTAARPPASHADSAPRPPGPPARGRLWRVLGWVSIGMSAVLVVASLTAYGFWRRLDGQIDRENVDGKLGDDRPAKLNNSMNILLMGSDSRAGENARYGEEAGQRSDTTILLHISPGGEQAIGISFPRDSMVGIPPCKKPGGGSSPPQFGMINAAFSTGGPACTWRTIESLTKIHIDHFVEVDFSGFKRVVDALGGVEICVPRRIDDPKAELHLRKGRQIVHGDQALGYVRTRYVLGDGSDLDRIKRQQAFMASVVKKATDRGMLTDPGRTFAFLSAATKSIKADDRLTLSVMQKLAGGLRGMSAGKVRFVTVPVQPYPQDKNRVQFNQVLAEPLFRAVREDNKVPEPAPPAPVPAQGNGTRVPPVPPAQVRVAVYNATASTGLAQRTADQLAERGFQVVKVGSRKASSSAPTQILYGRGAERQAARLAIALPGHPPRAWAGGRPGYVYLVIGRDGAALRGLKRTLPSVTGEIRADADICGQT, encoded by the coding sequence ATGCAGCAGACCGCCGCGCGGCCGCCCGCGTCCCACGCGGACAGCGCCCCCCGGCCGCCGGGACCGCCGGCGCGGGGGCGCCTGTGGCGCGTGCTCGGCTGGGTGTCGATCGGCATGTCCGCGGTGCTGGTGGTCGCGAGCCTCACCGCGTACGGGTTCTGGCGGCGGCTGGACGGCCAGATCGACCGCGAGAACGTGGACGGCAAGCTCGGCGACGACCGTCCCGCCAAGCTCAACAACTCGATGAACATCCTGCTCATGGGCTCCGACAGCCGCGCGGGGGAGAACGCCCGCTACGGCGAGGAGGCCGGGCAGCGCTCCGACACGACGATCCTGCTGCACATCTCGCCCGGCGGTGAGCAGGCGATCGGCATCAGCTTCCCCCGCGACTCGATGGTGGGCATCCCGCCGTGCAAGAAGCCGGGAGGCGGCTCGTCCCCGCCCCAGTTCGGGATGATCAACGCGGCGTTCTCGACCGGCGGCCCGGCCTGCACCTGGCGGACGATCGAGTCCCTCACCAAGATCCACATCGACCACTTCGTCGAGGTGGACTTCTCCGGCTTCAAGCGGGTCGTGGACGCGCTCGGCGGCGTGGAGATCTGCGTCCCGCGCCGCATCGACGACCCGAAGGCCGAGCTGCACCTGAGGAAGGGCCGCCAGATCGTGCACGGCGACCAGGCGCTCGGCTACGTCCGCACCCGGTACGTGCTCGGCGACGGCTCCGACCTCGACCGGATCAAGCGACAGCAGGCGTTCATGGCGTCGGTGGTGAAGAAGGCCACCGACCGGGGGATGCTCACCGACCCTGGGCGGACGTTCGCGTTCCTGTCCGCCGCCACCAAGTCCATCAAGGCGGACGACCGGCTCACGCTGTCGGTGATGCAGAAGCTCGCGGGCGGCCTGCGCGGGATGAGCGCGGGCAAGGTCCGCTTCGTGACCGTGCCGGTGCAGCCGTACCCGCAGGACAAGAACCGCGTGCAGTTCAACCAGGTACTTGCGGAGCCGCTGTTCCGGGCGGTCCGCGAGGACAACAAGGTGCCCGAGCCGGCGCCGCCCGCGCCCGTCCCCGCGCAGGGGAACGGCACGCGGGTGCCGCCCGTTCCGCCCGCGCAGGTCAGAGTGGCCGTCTACAACGCGACGGCGTCCACCGGCCTCGCGCAGCGGACGGCCGACCAGCTCGCCGAGCGCGGGTTCCAGGTCGTCAAGGTCGGCTCTCGCAAGGCGTCGTCCTCGGCGCCGACCCAGATCCTGTACGGCCGGGGCGCCGAGCGGCAGGCCGCGCGCCTCGCCATCGCGCTGCCCGGCCATCCGCCGCGCGCCTGGGCGGGTGGCAGGCCGGGCTACGTCTACCTGGTCATCGGCAGGGACGGTGCCGCGCTGCGCGGCCTGAAGCGGACACTGCCCAGCGTGACCGGCGAGATCCGTGCGGACGCTGACATCTGCGGACAGACCTGA
- a CDS encoding sulfatase, protein MTRHRRLRLRPAGAPVLILLTLVLALAAGCSGGGDARPGAAKAAPAKRPNIVFVLTDDLSWNLVAHMPQVRDMQARGLTFDGFFVADSLCCTSRSTILTGRYPHNTGVRTNFPPDGGYQVFKAHGGEQASFGEGLRKAGYRTAFLGKYLNGYQPGDAQGGPSPYVPPGWDEWYVTGNGYPEYDYNMNENGRLVRYGHAPQDYLTDVLSGKADDFVRRAGATGRPFFMEVATFAPHGPFVPAPRHAAALPGVRAPRPPAFNEPDVGDKPSWLRSHPRLRKPGLKAIDNGFRDRARMVQAVDEMIARLRRTLAERGLDRDTYLVFGSDNGFHMGEHRLAGGKMTAFDTDIRVPYVVVGPGVAAGRRTGALVQNTDLAPTFLDLAGAAVPPATDGRSLVPFLRGADPADWRNVALVEHVKPRPTPEDPDRQDSAPGAPPTYNALRLRDALYVEYQNGEREYYDLVRDPHQLTNQGGRLPPDRQRQLSALLYALTHCSGAGCASAGRTR, encoded by the coding sequence TTGACCCGACACAGGCGACTCCGGCTCCGTCCGGCGGGCGCGCCGGTCCTGATCCTGCTGACCCTGGTGCTGGCGCTGGCGGCGGGCTGCTCCGGCGGTGGGGACGCCCGGCCCGGAGCGGCGAAGGCCGCCCCGGCGAAGAGGCCGAACATCGTCTTCGTCCTCACCGACGACCTCTCCTGGAACCTGGTGGCGCACATGCCGCAGGTGCGGGACATGCAGGCGCGCGGGCTCACGTTCGACGGCTTCTTCGTGGCCGACTCGCTGTGCTGCACGTCCCGGTCCACCATCCTCACCGGGCGCTACCCGCACAACACGGGCGTGCGGACGAACTTCCCGCCGGACGGCGGCTACCAGGTGTTCAAGGCCCACGGCGGCGAGCAGGCGTCCTTCGGGGAAGGATTGCGGAAGGCGGGCTACCGGACGGCGTTCCTCGGCAAGTACCTGAACGGCTACCAGCCCGGCGACGCGCAGGGCGGCCCCTCGCCGTACGTCCCGCCGGGATGGGACGAGTGGTACGTCACGGGCAACGGCTACCCCGAGTACGACTACAACATGAACGAGAACGGCCGCCTGGTCAGGTACGGGCACGCGCCGCAGGACTACCTGACCGACGTCCTGTCGGGGAAGGCCGACGACTTCGTCAGGCGCGCGGGCGCCACCGGCCGCCCGTTCTTCATGGAGGTCGCGACGTTCGCGCCGCACGGCCCGTTCGTGCCCGCGCCCCGGCACGCCGCCGCGCTCCCCGGCGTCCGGGCGCCCCGCCCGCCCGCGTTCAACGAGCCCGACGTCGGCGACAAGCCGTCCTGGCTGCGCTCCCACCCCCGGCTGCGCAAGCCGGGGCTGAAGGCGATCGACAACGGCTTCCGCGACCGGGCGCGGATGGTCCAGGCGGTGGACGAGATGATCGCCCGGCTGCGGCGAACGCTCGCGGAGAGGGGCCTGGACCGCGACACCTACCTGGTCTTCGGCTCCGACAACGGCTTCCACATGGGCGAGCACCGGCTCGCGGGCGGCAAGATGACCGCCTTCGACACCGACATCCGCGTCCCGTACGTGGTCGTCGGCCCCGGCGTCGCGGCCGGGCGCCGCACCGGCGCGCTCGTCCAGAACACCGACCTGGCCCCGACGTTCCTCGACCTCGCGGGCGCGGCCGTCCCGCCCGCCACCGACGGCCGCTCGCTCGTGCCGTTCCTGCGCGGCGCCGACCCGGCGGACTGGCGGAACGTCGCGCTGGTCGAGCACGTCAAGCCGCGCCCGACGCCCGAGGACCCCGACCGGCAGGACTCCGCGCCCGGCGCGCCGCCGACCTACAACGCGCTGCGCCTGCGCGACGCCCTCTACGTGGAGTACCAGAACGGCGAGCGCGAGTACTACGACCTCGTCCGCGATCCGCACCAGCTCACCAACCAGGGCGGGCGGCTGCCGCCCGACAGGCAGCGGCAGCTCTCGGCCCTGCTGTACGCGCTGACCCACTGCTCCGGCGCCGGTTGCGCGTCCGCCGGGCGCACCCGCTAG